From Pan troglodytes isolate AG18354 chromosome 9, NHGRI_mPanTro3-v2.0_pri, whole genome shotgun sequence, the proteins below share one genomic window:
- the ACTN3 gene encoding alpha-actinin-3, which translates to MMMVMQPEGLGAGEGRFAGGGGGGEYMEQEEDWDRDLLLDPAWEKQQRKTFTAWCNSHLRKAGTQIENIEEDFRNGLKLMLLLEVISGERLPRPDKGKMRFHKIANVNKALDFIASKGVKLVSIGAEEIVDGNLKMTLGMIWTIILRFAIQDISVEETSAKEGLLLWCQRKTAPYRNVNVQNFHTSWKDGLALCALIHRHRPDLIDYAKLRKDDPIGNLNTAFEVAEKYLDIPKMLDAEDIVNTPKPDEKAIMTYVSCFYHAFAGAEQAETAANRICKVLAVNQENEKLMEEYEKLASELLEWIRRTVPWLENRVGEPSMSAMQRKLEDFRDYRRLHKPPRVQEKCQLEINFNTLQTKLRLSHRPAFMPSEGKLVSDIANAWRGLEQVEKGYEDWLLSEIRRLQRLQHLAEKFRQKASLHEAWTRGKEEMLSQRDYDSASLQEVRALLRRHEAFESDLAAHQDRVEHIAALAQELNELDYHEAASVNSRCQAICDQWDNLGTLTQKRRDALERMEKLLETIDQLQLEFARRAAPFNNWLDGAVEDLQDVWLVHSVEETQSLLTAHDQFKATLPEADRERGAIMGIQGEIQKICQTYGLRPCSTNPYITLSPQDINTKWDMVRKLVPSRDQTLQEELARQQVNERLRRQFAAQANAIGPWIQAKVEEVGRLAAGLAGSLEEQMAGLRQQEQNIINYKTNIDRLEGDHQLLQESLVFDNKHTVYSMEHIRVGWEQLLTSIARTINEVENQVLTRDAKGLSQEQLNEFRASFNHFDRKRNGMMEPDDFRACLISMGYDLGEVEFARIMTMVDPNAAGVVTFQAFIDFMTRETAETDTTEQVVASFKILAGDKNYITPEELRRELPAEQAEYCIRRMVPYKGSGAPAGALDYVAFSSALYGESDL; encoded by the exons ATGATGATGGTTATGCAGCCCGAGGGTCTGGGGGCCGGGGAGGGGCGCTTcgcgggcggcggcgggggcggcgaGTACATGGAACAGGAGGAGGACTGGGACCGCGACCTGCTGCTGGACCCGGCCTGGGAGAAGCAGCAGCGGAAA ACCTTCACTGCCTGGTGCAACTCACACCTGCGCAAGGCAGGCACCCAGATCGAGAACATCGAGGAAGATTTCCGCAATGGCCTCAAACTCATGCTGCTCCTGGAGGTCATTTCAG GTGAGAGGCTGCCTAGGCCAGATAAAGGCAAGATGCGCTTCCACAAAATCGCCAACGTTAACAAGGCCCTGGACTTCATTGCCAGCAAGGGGGTTAAACTGGTGTCCATTGGTGCTGAAG AGATTGTCGACGGGAACCTGAAGATGACCCTGGGCATGATCTGGACCATCATCCTTCGCTTCGCCATCCAGGACATCTCTGTGGAAG AAACCTCAGCCAAGGAAGGCTTGCTTCTGTGGTGCCAGAGGAAGACAGCACCGTACCGCAACGTCAACGTGCAGAACTTCCACACCAG CTGGAAGGATGGCCTGGCCCTCTGTGCCCTCATCCACCGACACCGCCCTGACCTCATTGACTACGCCAAACTGCGAAAG GATGACCCCATCGGAAACCTGAACACTGCCTTTGAGGTGGCAGAGAAATACCTGGACATCCCCAAGATGTTGGATGCAGAAG ACATTGTGAACACCCCAAAGCCGGACGAGAAGGCCATCATGACCTATGTGTCCTGCTTCTACCATGCCTTTGCCGGGGCTGAGCAG GCAGAGACAGCTGCCAACAGGATCTGCAAGGTGCTGGCAGTGAACCAGGAAAACGAGAAGCTGATGGAGGAGTATGAGAAGCTTGCCAGTGAG CTGCTGGAGTGGATCCGCCGCACTGTCCCATGGCTGGAGAACCGTGTGGGTGAGCCCAGCATGAGTGCCATGCAGCGCAAACTAGAGGACTTTCGGGACTACCGGCGTCTGCACAAGCCGCCCCGTGTTCAGGAAAAGTGCCAGCTGGAGATCAACTTCAACACACTGCAGACCAAGTTGCGGCTCAGCCACCGGCCTGCCTTCATGCCCTCCGAGGGCAAGCTGGTCTCG GACATCGCCAACGCCTGGCGGGGGCTGGAGCAGGTGGAAAAGGGCTATGAGGACTGGCTGCTCTCGGAGATCCGGCGCCTGCAGCGACTCCAGCACCTGGCTGAGAAGTTCCGGCAGAAGGCCTCCCTGCATGAAGCCTGGACCCGGG GAAAGGAGGAGATGCTGAGCCAGCGCGACTACGATTCGGCTTCGCTACAGGAGGTGCGGGCGTTGCTGCGGCGCCACGAGGCCTTTGAGAGCGACCTGGCGGCGCACCAGGACCGCGTGGAGCACATTGCCGCGCTGGCCCAGGAGCTCAA TGAGCTGGACTACCACGAGGCGGCCTCAGTGAATAGCCGCTGCCAGGCCATCTGCGATCAGTGGGACAACCTGGGCACCCTGACCCAGAAGAGGCGGGATGCGCtagag CGGATGGAGAAGCTCCTGGAGACCATTGACCAGCTGCAACTGGAGTTTGCCCGGCGGGCCGCGCCCTTCAACAACTGGCTGGATGGTGCCGTGGAGGACCTGCAGGACGTGTGGCTGGTACACTCTGTGGAGGAGACCCAG AGTCTGCTGACAGCGCACGATCAGTTCAAGGCAACATTGCCCGAGGCTGACCGAGAGCGAGGTGCCATCATGGGCATCCAGGGTGAGATCCAGAAGATCTGCCAGACATATGGGCTGCGGCCCTGCTCCACCAATCCCTACATCACCCTCAGCCCGCAGGACATCAACACCAAGTGGGATATG GTCCGAAAGCTGGTGCCCAGCCGTGACCAGACACTGCAGGAGGAGCTGGCACGGCAGCAGGTAAACGAGAGGCTCCGGCGACAGTTTGCGGCCCAGGCCAATGCCATTGGACCCTGGATCCAGGCGAAGGTGGAG GAAGTGGGGCGGCTGGCAGCAGGGCTAGCCGGCTCTCTGGAGGAGCAGATGGCTGGGCTACGGCAGCAGGAGCAGAACATTATCAACTACAAGACTAACATTGACCGGCTAGAGGGTGACCACCAGCTGCTGCAGGAGAGCCTGGTGTTCGACAATAAGCACACTGTCTACAGCATGGAG CACATCCGCGTGGGCTGGGAGCAGCTGCTCACCTCCATTGCCCGCACCATCAATGAAGTGGAGAACCAGGTACTGACCCGAGACGCCAAGGGACTGAGCCAGGAGCAGCTCAACGAGTTCCGAGCATCCTTCAACCACTTTGACAGG AAGCGGAATGGGATGATGGAGCCTGATGATTTCCGAGCTTGCCTCATCTCCATGGGCTATGACCTG GGGGAAGTGGAGTTTGCTCGCATCATGACCATGGTGGACCCCAACGCAGCTGGGGTGGTGACCTTCCAGGCCTTCATAGACTTCATGACCCGAGAGACAGCCGAGACTGACACGACTGAGCAAGTTGTAGCTTCCTTCAAGATCTTGGCAGGAGACAAG AACTACATCACCCCCGAGGAGCTGCGGCGCGAGCTCCCTGCCGAGCAGGCCGAGTACTGCATCCGCCGTATGGTGCCCTACAAGGGATCTGGGGCCCCGGCTGGAGCCCTGGACTACGTGGCCTTCTCCAGTGCCCTCTATGGGGAGAGCGACCTTTGA
- the CTSF gene encoding LOW QUALITY PROTEIN: cathepsin F (The sequence of the model RefSeq protein was modified relative to this genomic sequence to represent the inferred CDS: deleted 1 base in 1 codon), whose translation MAPWLQLLSLLGLLPGAVAAPAQPRAASFQAWGPPSPELLAPSRFALEMFNRGRAAGTRAVLGLVRGRVRRAGQGSLYSLEATLEEPPCNDPMVCRLPVSKKTLLCSFQVLDELGRHVLLRKDCGPVDTKVPGAGRAQGAGEPKSAFTQGSAMISSLSQNHPDNRNETFSSVISLLNEDPLPQDLPVKMASIFKNFVITYNRTYESKEEARWRLSVFVNNMVRAQKIQALDRGTAQYGVTKFSDLTEEEFRTIYLNPLLRKEPGNKMKQAKSVGDLAPPEWDWRSKGAVTKVKDQGMCGSCWAFSVTGNVEGQWFLNQGTLLSLSEQELLDCDKMDKACMGGLPSNAYSAIKNLGGLETEDDYSYQGHMQSCNFSAEKAKVYINDSVVLSQNEQKLAAWLAKRGPISVAINAFGMQFYRHGISRPLRPLCSPWLIDHAVLLVGYGNRSDVPFWAIKNSWGTDWGEKGYYYLHRGSGACGVNTMASSAVVD comes from the exons ATGGCGCCCTGGCTGCAGCTCCTGTCGCTGCTGGGGCTGCTCCCGGGCGCAGTGGCCGCACCCGCCCAGCCCCGAGCCGCCAGCTTTCAGGCCTGGGGGCCGCCGTCCCCGGAGCTGCTGGCGCCCTCCCGCTTCGCGCTGGAGATGTTCAACCGCGGCCGGGCTGCGGGGACGCGGGCCGTGCTGGGCCTTGTGCGCGGCCGCGTCCGCCGG GCGGGCCAGGGGTCGCTGTACTCCCTGGAGGCCACCCTGGAGGAGCCACCCTGCAACGACCCCATGGTGTGCCGGCTCCCCGTGTCCAAGAAAACCCTG ctCTGCAGCTTCCAAGTCCTGGATGAGCTCGGAAGACACGTGCTGCTGCGGAAGGACTGTGGCCCAGTGGACACCAAGGTTCCAGGTGCTGGGAGAGCCCAAGGC GCTGGGGAGCCCAAGTCAGCCTTCACTCAGGGCTCAGCCATGATTTCTTCTCTGTCCCAAAACCATCCAGACAACAGAAACGAGACTTTCAGCTCAGTCATTTCCCTGTTGAATGAGGATCCCCTGCCCCAG GACTTGCCTGTGAAGATGGCTTCAATCTTCAAGAACTTTGTCATTACCTATAACCGGACATATGAGTCAAAGGAAG AAGCCCGGTGGCGCCTGTCCGTCTTTGTCAATAACATGGTGCGAGCACAGAAGATCCAGGCCCTGGACCGTGGCACAGCTCAGTATGGAGTCACCAAGTTCAGTGATCTCACAG AGGAGGAGTTCCGCACTATCTACCTGAATCCTCTCCTGAGAAAAGAGCCTGGCAACAAGATGAAGCAAGCCAAGTCTGTGGGTGACCTCGCCCCACCTGAATGGGACTGGAGGAGTAAGGGGGCTGTCACAAAAGTCAAAGACCAG GGCATGTGTGGCTCCTGCTGGGCCTTCTCAGTCACAGGCAATGTGGAGGGCCAGTGGTTTCTGAACCAGGGGACCCTGCTCTCCCTCTCTGAACAGG AGCTCTTGGACTGTGACAAGATGGACAAGGCCTGCATGGGCGGCTTGCCCTCCAATGCCTACTCGGCCATAAAGAATTTGG GAGGGCTGGAGACAGAGGATGACTACAGCTACCAGGGTCACATGCAGTCCTGCAACTTCTCAGCAGAGAAGGCCAAGGTCTACATCAATGACTCCGTGGTGCTGAGCCAGAACGAGCAGA AGCTGGCAGCCTGGCTGGCCAAGAGAGGCCCAATCTCCGTGGCCATCAATGCCTTTGGCATGCAG TTTTACCGCCATGGGATCTCCCGCCCTCTCCGTCCCCTCTGCAGCCCTTGGCTCATTGACCATGCGGTGTTGCTTGTGGGCTACGGCAACC GCTCTGACGTTCCCTTTTGGGCCATCAAGAACAGCTGGGGCACTGATTGGGGCGAGAAG GGTTACTACTACTTGCATCGCGGGTCCGGGGCCTGTGGCGTGAACACCATGGCCAGCTCGGCGGTGGTGGACTGA